The following are from one region of the Roseimicrobium gellanilyticum genome:
- a CDS encoding c-type cytochrome domain-containing protein translates to MSFLPRLTIHRISLLAAMGMMAFNSEAGADTKAAMRVLRDQCVSCHKPGKAKGGLLLTTHEKMMVGGDNGSPIMPGKGADSLLYQVVLKEGDPHMPPKKQLADTDVAALKSWIDGGAVWDASVFDEAPVARPVKLAPPPQSYQPVLAVALSPDEKLLAYSRGSSVILIDMTKPERPVAGKLEGGHTEPVQSLAWTPDGKQLITGGYQRIMVWDTITHQQVRTLNGPLLGSITALALDKTGETLFAGDGEAGGAGFLRKFNLKDGTLSGTWKAHEDTIYALRLSPSGDRLLSGSADKLAKLWDLATLKLVAIYEGHTNHVLAVAFNKDATQIATAGADREVKVWDVKSKEQDVSLGDKKTVYTALAWTPDGKALAVVTEKGHGSVYTELTKHTGEQRSDTGKEKKLTTVNENLTSVAITGDAKSVFAGAFNGKVYIWDAATGQPKGELEPK, encoded by the coding sequence ATGTCCTTCCTGCCCCGCCTTACCATTCACCGCATCAGCCTGCTGGCTGCGATGGGGATGATGGCATTCAACTCGGAAGCAGGGGCAGACACGAAAGCGGCCATGCGTGTGCTGCGGGACCAGTGCGTGAGCTGCCACAAGCCGGGCAAGGCGAAGGGAGGCTTGCTGCTCACGACCCATGAAAAGATGATGGTGGGCGGTGACAATGGAAGCCCCATCATGCCTGGCAAAGGCGCAGACAGCCTGCTCTATCAAGTCGTGCTGAAGGAAGGCGATCCCCACATGCCGCCGAAGAAGCAGCTCGCTGACACGGATGTGGCTGCATTGAAATCCTGGATCGATGGCGGCGCAGTTTGGGATGCCTCAGTCTTCGATGAGGCGCCCGTAGCCAGGCCGGTGAAACTTGCTCCTCCACCTCAGAGTTACCAGCCCGTGCTGGCCGTGGCCCTCTCACCCGATGAGAAGCTGCTGGCGTACAGCCGCGGTAGCAGCGTGATTTTGATCGACATGACCAAACCGGAACGTCCCGTCGCGGGAAAGCTCGAAGGCGGTCACACTGAACCGGTGCAGTCCCTTGCCTGGACGCCGGATGGCAAACAGCTGATCACAGGCGGTTACCAGCGCATCATGGTATGGGACACCATCACTCACCAGCAGGTGCGCACGTTGAACGGTCCGCTGCTTGGCAGCATCACTGCCCTTGCGCTGGACAAGACGGGTGAGACTCTCTTCGCCGGCGATGGCGAAGCGGGCGGCGCGGGCTTCCTGCGGAAGTTCAATCTCAAGGACGGCACTCTCTCTGGCACATGGAAGGCACATGAAGACACCATCTATGCCCTGCGCCTCTCTCCTTCAGGTGACCGCTTGCTGAGCGGCAGCGCGGACAAGCTCGCGAAGCTATGGGACCTCGCAACGCTGAAACTCGTGGCCATCTATGAAGGTCACACCAACCATGTGCTCGCCGTCGCTTTCAACAAAGACGCCACCCAGATTGCCACCGCAGGCGCGGATCGGGAAGTGAAAGTCTGGGATGTGAAAAGCAAGGAGCAGGACGTATCCCTGGGCGACAAGAAGACCGTCTATACCGCGCTGGCCTGGACCCCTGACGGCAAGGCGCTGGCCGTGGTCACCGAGAAGGGCCATGGCAGCGTGTACACGGAACTCACCAAACACACCGGGGAACAGCGCAGCGATACCGGCAAGGAGAAGAAGCTCACCACGGTGAATGAGAACCTCACCAGTGTGGCCATTACGGGCGATGCGAAGAGTGTTTTCGCAGGCGCCTTCAATGGGAAGGTCTACATTTGGGATGCTGCCACAGGCCAGCCGAAAGGTGAACTTGAGCCCAAGTAG
- a CDS encoding leucine-rich repeat-containing protein kinase family protein, whose protein sequence is MSQENLQILRSGNLVNATRLDLSCGLTELPREVFEHSETLEILNLTGNALSSLPEDLPRLHKLRILFCSSNEFTTFPEVVGECPSLRMVGFKSNQIELVPDIPFPEHLRWLILTDNRIKTLPESLGHCTQMQKLMLSGNRLRNLPECFAQFTHLELLRIAANEFGHLPSWLTSLPRLAWLAFAGNPMAPAPSSDDIPMRDIPWSTLQLDKLLGEGASGRISRAQWHSKNGCEAQPVAVKVFKGAMTSDGLPENEMAAALAAGSHQNFVDVLGRITQHPEGAHGLVMSLLDEGFMNLAGPPSFESCTRDIYAPSQTFTLETAQSIALSAASVGAHLHARGQMLGDLYAHNILHHEDGRCRITDFGGATFVPQGDPGLKLALERLEVRAFGVLLEELLDRCTVDAVESSAVDQMRILQAHCLGTPAERPLFPDIQALLERIVP, encoded by the coding sequence ATGTCCCAGGAGAATCTTCAAATCCTTCGCTCCGGCAATCTCGTCAACGCAACACGGCTGGATCTGAGCTGCGGCCTCACAGAATTGCCCCGGGAGGTGTTCGAACACTCAGAGACACTGGAAATCCTGAATCTCACGGGCAACGCCTTGTCTTCGCTACCGGAGGACTTGCCGCGGCTGCACAAACTGCGCATCCTGTTCTGCTCTTCAAATGAGTTCACCACCTTCCCTGAGGTTGTCGGCGAGTGCCCCAGCCTGCGCATGGTGGGGTTCAAGTCGAACCAGATTGAGCTTGTGCCAGACATCCCCTTTCCTGAGCACTTGCGCTGGTTGATTCTCACGGACAATCGCATCAAGACGCTGCCAGAGTCGCTTGGACACTGCACGCAGATGCAAAAGCTGATGCTTTCCGGCAATCGGCTCCGCAACCTGCCGGAGTGCTTTGCCCAGTTCACACACCTGGAACTGCTGCGCATCGCAGCCAATGAATTCGGGCACCTGCCCTCGTGGCTCACCTCACTGCCGCGTCTGGCATGGCTGGCATTTGCAGGGAATCCCATGGCCCCCGCGCCTTCCTCAGATGATATCCCCATGAGGGACATCCCATGGAGTACGCTGCAACTGGATAAGCTGCTGGGCGAGGGTGCCTCCGGCCGCATCTCAAGAGCTCAATGGCACTCCAAGAATGGATGTGAAGCACAACCCGTGGCGGTAAAAGTCTTCAAAGGTGCGATGACCAGCGACGGGCTGCCTGAGAATGAAATGGCCGCAGCGCTGGCGGCGGGCAGCCACCAGAATTTTGTGGATGTGCTGGGTCGCATCACGCAGCACCCCGAGGGAGCGCACGGACTGGTGATGTCCCTGCTGGATGAAGGCTTCATGAATCTGGCGGGACCGCCGAGTTTTGAGAGCTGCACTCGTGACATCTACGCCCCCAGCCAAACCTTCACCCTGGAAACGGCGCAAAGCATCGCCCTGAGTGCCGCTTCCGTGGGAGCCCACTTGCATGCGCGCGGCCAGATGCTCGGAGACCTGTATGCGCACAACATCCTCCATCACGAGGATGGCCGGTGCCGCATCACGGACTTCGGCGGTGCGACATTCGTGCCCCAGGGCGACCCCGGTCTGAAGCTCGCGCTGGAGCGCCTGGAGGTGCGCGCCTTCGGAGTGCTGCTGGAAGAGCTGTTGGATCGATGCACGGTCGACGCTGTCGAATCGAGTGCCGTGGACCAGATGCGGATCCTGCAGGCCCATTGCCTGGGAACACCCGCCGAAAGACCGCTCTTCCCAGACATTCAGGCGCTGCTGGAGAGGATTGTACCATGA